A single region of the Novosphingobium sp. genome encodes:
- a CDS encoding zinc-dependent metalloprotease, which translates to MACASPARADTPLFPIVADPGGQKQVIRLPATGPDNVLGRFLYTPSIASGLGVTGVGLDRALLGQTQIITFRRIGKKVLAQFDNSRFRALDGDRGEEEAVRSSFAPSTIWAGDIIEDSAGTVSVDIAGLLTRDTLDIAGRLKRGKAGTYRQVPALGYVDAAQSQTFPDNAEFQTVETFASEDPGPALRRSVPDPRSITVAVHHSFMRLPDDGFRPREHDPRTGTSVQVIRGNYAAAVDQPIVTRLVRRFRLEKTDPGAARSRVRKPIIFYVDRAAPEEIRNALIEGARWWAQAFDAAGYIDAFRVELLPEGANPADARYNVIAWVHTDTRSWSTGATIVDPRTGEILRGVVQLGSLRAWQDRLIFDALVGAGREHTGGADDPLVLVRARLRQLAVHEVGHALGLAHNFAGSTFADRASVMDYPAPLIRVNKGQLDFSQAYATGVGAWDRFAIKWLYGVTPAGADEKTVLDGWAREAQAKGYRFVSDGDTRGAGDAQPWGNMWDNGTDPVAELTNVLAVRRIALARFGLDNLPKGSAAADLRRMIVPLYLFHRYQVTAVSKLIGGVDYSYAIKGDGHERAPVIGAAQQRAAVSALLETLDPAQLDLRDDLLGVLSSVQPGTADPQFEIELLPSRTAAAFDLPSAAEAAADITLEALLDPERLNRLVEQARVDGGQLSLTELLDRIAATLGPQEGGAPRQAEIRRRIRARYAVRLAGLLRDKTLSSTALAVVRGGATRFGKALAGCKGDAAEMDSCAYLANLLTAAPDQLALLAEPAVTPPEIPPGAPIGSDEDSWFK; encoded by the coding sequence ATGGCCTGTGCGTCACCCGCGCGGGCTGACACGCCGCTGTTTCCTATCGTGGCCGATCCGGGCGGGCAAAAGCAGGTGATCCGCCTGCCCGCCACCGGGCCCGACAATGTGCTTGGCCGCTTTCTCTACACGCCCTCGATCGCCAGCGGATTGGGCGTGACCGGCGTGGGTCTGGACCGCGCCCTGCTGGGCCAGACCCAGATCATCACCTTCCGCCGCATCGGCAAGAAGGTGCTGGCGCAGTTCGACAACAGCCGCTTCCGCGCCCTCGATGGCGATCGCGGCGAGGAAGAGGCGGTGCGCAGCTCCTTTGCCCCCTCCACGATCTGGGCGGGGGATATCATCGAGGACAGCGCGGGCACGGTGTCGGTGGACATCGCCGGCCTGCTGACCCGCGACACGCTGGACATTGCCGGGCGCCTGAAACGCGGCAAGGCCGGAACCTACCGGCAGGTGCCCGCGCTGGGCTATGTCGATGCGGCGCAGAGCCAGACCTTCCCCGACAATGCCGAGTTCCAGACGGTGGAAACCTTCGCTTCTGAGGATCCGGGCCCGGCGCTGCGCCGCTCGGTTCCCGATCCGCGCAGCATCACCGTGGCGGTGCATCACAGCTTTATGCGACTGCCCGATGACGGCTTCCGCCCGCGCGAGCATGATCCGCGCACCGGCACATCGGTTCAGGTGATCAGGGGCAATTACGCGGCGGCGGTCGATCAGCCGATCGTTACGCGGCTGGTCCGCCGCTTCCGGCTGGAGAAGACCGATCCCGGCGCGGCGCGTTCACGGGTGCGCAAGCCGATCATCTTCTATGTTGACCGCGCCGCGCCCGAGGAAATCCGCAATGCGCTGATTGAGGGCGCGCGCTGGTGGGCGCAGGCCTTTGACGCGGCGGGCTACATCGATGCCTTCCGCGTCGAGCTGCTGCCCGAGGGCGCCAATCCCGCCGATGCGCGCTACAATGTCATCGCCTGGGTGCACACCGATACGCGTAGCTGGTCGACTGGCGCGACCATCGTCGATCCGCGCACGGGCGAGATTCTGCGCGGCGTGGTCCAGCTTGGCTCGCTGCGGGCGTGGCAGGACCGGCTGATCTTTGACGCGCTGGTCGGCGCCGGGCGCGAGCATACGGGCGGGGCGGATGACCCGCTGGTGCTGGTGCGCGCAAGGCTGCGGCAGCTTGCGGTGCATGAGGTCGGCCATGCGCTGGGTCTGGCGCATAATTTCGCGGGCAGCACCTTTGCCGACCGCGCCTCGGTGATGGATTATCCGGCGCCGCTGATCCGGGTCAACAAGGGCCAGCTCGATTTCTCGCAGGCCTATGCCACGGGTGTCGGGGCGTGGGACCGTTTCGCCATCAAGTGGCTCTATGGTGTGACGCCTGCCGGGGCCGACGAAAAGACGGTGCTGGATGGCTGGGCGCGTGAGGCGCAGGCCAAGGGCTATCGCTTTGTCAGCGATGGCGACACGCGCGGCGCGGGCGATGCCCAGCCCTGGGGCAATATGTGGGATAATGGCACGGATCCCGTGGCCGAGCTGACCAATGTGCTGGCGGTGCGCCGCATCGCGCTGGCGCGTTTCGGGCTGGACAATCTGCCCAAGGGCTCGGCGGCAGCGGATCTGCGGCGAATGATCGTGCCGCTCTATCTGTTCCATCGTTATCAGGTGACCGCCGTGTCGAAGCTGATCGGCGGGGTGGACTACAGCTATGCGATCAAGGGCGACGGGCATGAGCGCGCCCCCGTGATCGGCGCGGCGCAGCAGCGCGCGGCGGTGAGCGCCTTGCTGGAAACGCTTGATCCCGCGCAGCTTGATCTGCGCGACGATCTGCTGGGCGTCTTGTCTTCGGTGCAGCCGGGCACGGCGGACCCGCAGTTCGAGATCGAACTGCTGCCATCGCGCACCGCCGCCGCCTTCGACCTGCCGAGTGCGGCGGAAGCCGCGGCGGATATCACGCTGGAGGCTCTGCTCGATCCGGAGCGGCTCAACCGGCTGGTCGAGCAGGCAAGGGTTGATGGCGGACAGCTCTCGCTGACGGAACTGCTCGACAGGATTGCCGCTACCCTCGGGCCGCAGGAGGGCGGTGCGCCGCGTCAGGCCGAGATCCGTCGCCGCATCCGCGCCCGTTATGCGGTGCGGCTGGCCGGACTGCTGCGTGACAAGACGTTGTCCTCGACCGCTCTGGCGGTGGTGCGCGGCGGGGCGACGCGCTTTGGCAAGGCGCTGGCGGGATGCAAGGGCGATGCCGCTGAAATGGACAGTTGCGCCTATCTGGCAAACCTGTTGACCGCCGCGCCCGATCAACTGGCTCTGCTGGCCGAGCCTGCCGTGACCCCGCCCGAAATCCCGCCCGGCGCCCCGATCGGGAGTGATGAGGATAGCTGGTTCAAGTGA
- a CDS encoding carbon starvation CstA family protein, which yields MFKALLWGAIALLGAAALAIVAWLHGETVNALWVVVAAVCVYLIAYRFYARFIADKVLRLDPRRPTPAIAKADGLDFVATDRAVLFGHHFAAIAGAGPLVGPVLAAQMGYLPGMLWILAGVVLAGAVQDFMVLFISMRRDGRSLGELIRMHMGSVPGVIALFGTFLIMVIILAVLALIVVKALTNSPWGTFTIAATIPLALLMGAYSRWLRPGKIGEVSVLGFIGLMLALVYGRNVAESALLAPLFTFTAKQLCYILIGYGFLASVLPVWALLAPRDYLSTFLKIGAILALAVGIVITAPPLRMPQITGFASTGGPVWSGSLFPFLFITIACGAVSGFHALIASGTTPKLIANEGHATSIGYGAMLAESMVAIMALVSASVIDPAVYFTMNSPAAVVGTTSASAAHAVTSMGFPVSASTIDGVAHDVGETTIISRAGGAPTLAVGMAQIFSSLFGNKAMMAFWYHFAILFEALFILTAVDAGTRACRFMIQDLIGLAVPSFRNATGLVPSLSATLLCVAAWGFFLYQGVTDPLGGVNTLWPLFGISNQMLAAIALTLATVFLFQMKRQAYAWVSALPAAWLLICTLYAGSLKVGSSDPAVGFLAHASRFQGALADGKLLGPAKSLQDMQAIIFNDRVDAGLTLVFMLVVLSILAYGIRACLAARASDGPMDEALAAAAAS from the coding sequence TTGTTCAAAGCACTTCTCTGGGGCGCCATCGCGCTGCTCGGCGCCGCCGCGCTGGCCATCGTGGCCTGGCTGCATGGCGAGACCGTGAATGCCCTGTGGGTCGTGGTCGCGGCGGTCTGCGTCTATCTGATCGCCTATCGCTTCTACGCCCGGTTCATCGCCGACAAGGTGCTGCGGCTCGATCCCCGACGGCCGACACCGGCGATCGCCAAGGCCGACGGACTGGATTTCGTGGCCACCGACAGAGCCGTGCTCTTCGGCCATCATTTCGCGGCGATCGCCGGGGCCGGGCCGCTGGTCGGGCCCGTGCTGGCGGCGCAAATGGGCTATCTGCCCGGCATGCTGTGGATTCTGGCCGGCGTGGTGCTGGCAGGCGCCGTGCAGGATTTCATGGTGCTGTTCATCTCGATGCGGCGCGACGGGCGCTCGCTGGGCGAGCTGATCCGCATGCATATGGGATCGGTGCCCGGCGTGATCGCGCTCTTCGGCACCTTCCTGATCATGGTCATCATTCTGGCGGTGCTGGCGCTGATCGTGGTGAAGGCGCTGACCAACAGCCCGTGGGGCACCTTCACCATCGCGGCCACCATTCCGCTGGCCCTGCTGATGGGCGCCTACAGCCGCTGGCTGCGGCCCGGCAAGATCGGCGAAGTGTCGGTGCTGGGCTTTATCGGGCTGATGCTGGCGCTGGTCTATGGGCGCAATGTCGCGGAATCGGCACTGCTGGCGCCGCTCTTCACCTTCACTGCGAAGCAGCTCTGCTATATCCTTATCGGCTATGGTTTTTTGGCTTCGGTGCTGCCGGTCTGGGCACTGCTGGCGCCGCGTGACTATCTCTCCACCTTCCTCAAGATCGGCGCGATTCTGGCGCTGGCCGTGGGCATCGTCATCACCGCGCCGCCACTGCGCATGCCGCAGATCACGGGTTTTGCCAGCACCGGCGGGCCGGTCTGGTCGGGGTCGCTGTTCCCCTTCCTGTTCATCACCATCGCCTGCGGGGCGGTCTCAGGCTTCCACGCCCTGATCGCCAGCGGCACCACGCCCAAGCTGATCGCCAATGAGGGGCATGCCACCTCCATCGGCTATGGCGCGATGCTGGCCGAAAGCATGGTGGCGATCATGGCGCTGGTGAGCGCCAGCGTGATCGATCCGGCAGTCTATTTCACCATGAACAGCCCGGCCGCGGTCGTGGGCACCACCTCGGCCAGCGCGGCCCATGCCGTCACCTCCATGGGCTTTCCGGTGAGCGCGAGCACCATCGACGGCGTGGCCCATGATGTGGGCGAGACGACGATCATCTCACGCGCGGGCGGTGCGCCGACTTTGGCAGTCGGCATGGCGCAGATCTTCAGCAGCCTGTTCGGCAACAAGGCGATGATGGCCTTCTGGTATCATTTCGCCATCCTGTTCGAGGCGCTGTTTATCCTCACCGCCGTGGATGCGGGCACACGCGCCTGCCGCTTCATGATCCAGGATCTGATCGGCCTTGCCGTGCCCAGCTTCCGCAATGCGACGGGCCTTGTGCCTTCGCTCAGCGCCACGCTGCTCTGTGTCGCGGCATGGGGGTTCTTTCTCTATCAGGGGGTGACCGATCCGCTGGGCGGGGTGAACACGCTGTGGCCGCTGTTCGGCATTTCGAACCAGATGCTGGCCGCGATTGCCCTGACGCTGGCGACGGTGTTCCTGTTCCAGATGAAGCGGCAGGCCTATGCCTGGGTCAGCGCCCTGCCCGCCGCTTGGCTGCTGATCTGCACGCTTTATGCCGGCAGTCTGAAGGTGGGCTCGAGCGATCCGGCGGTGGGCTTTCTGGCCCATGCCTCGCGGTTTCAGGGCGCGCTGGCGGACGGCAAATTGCTGGGCCCGGCCAAGAGCCTGCAGGATATGCAGGCGATCATCTTCAACGACAGGGTGGATGCGGGGTTGACCCTGGTCTTCATGCTCGTGGTGCTGTCCATTCTGGCCTATGGCATTCGCGCCTGTCTGGCGGCCAGAGCCAGCGATGGGCCCATGGATGAGGCGCTTGCCGCCGCCGCAGCATCATGA
- a CDS encoding YbdD/YjiX family protein, whose protein sequence is MSLLRDLLGKLAETARLMVGQSSYPAYLAHMAACHPEAPVMDEKSFFRERQQARYQGKKGGRCC, encoded by the coding sequence ATGAGCCTGCTGCGCGATCTTCTCGGCAAGCTGGCGGAAACGGCGCGGCTGATGGTGGGGCAAAGCTCCTATCCGGCCTATCTCGCCCATATGGCGGCCTGCCACCCCGAGGCCCCGGTCATGGACGAAAAGAGCTTTTTCCGTGAACGCCAGCAGGCGCGCTATCAGGGCAAGAAGGGCGGACGCTGCTGCTGA